From the genome of Sulfitobacter sp. DSM 110093, one region includes:
- a CDS encoding lytic transglycosylase domain-containing protein, protein MQKTGFVASLAAVGVTAAGLIAIGAASAAADVFATKNRAGLFSSQKSILDNRASKQYSASVRLQPPKVVTPTKWDVPKYNGSYKGVYLSTARDAATRHGIPVDLFLRLVQQESGWNPKALSHKGAMGFAQLMPQTAQALRVDPTDPAQNLEGGARYLKMQYRAFGTWELALAAYNAGPGAVKKYGGVPPYKETRNYVKVISGS, encoded by the coding sequence ATGCAAAAGACGGGATTTGTGGCCAGTCTGGCTGCAGTAGGGGTCACTGCGGCAGGATTGATCGCAATCGGGGCAGCTTCGGCGGCTGCTGATGTGTTCGCGACCAAAAACCGCGCGGGATTGTTTTCATCGCAGAAAAGCATCCTCGATAACCGTGCTTCCAAGCAATATTCCGCGTCTGTCAGGCTGCAACCGCCCAAGGTTGTCACCCCCACCAAATGGGATGTGCCGAAATATAATGGCTCTTACAAAGGTGTTTACCTGAGCACTGCGCGCGATGCCGCAACCCGGCATGGCATTCCGGTTGATCTGTTTCTGCGTCTTGTTCAGCAGGAAAGCGGTTGGAACCCCAAGGCGCTGTCGCACAAGGGCGCGATGGGGTTTGCGCAACTGATGCCCCAAACGGCGCAGGCATTGCGGGTAGACCCGACTGATCCCGCGCAAAACCTTGAGGGCGGGGCGCGCTACCTCAAGATGCAGTACCGTGCGTTTGGCACGTGGGAGCTTGCTTTGGCCGCCTATAACGCTGGTCCGGGCGCAGTGAAGAAGTACGGCGGCGTGCCGCCCTATAAAGAAACGCGCAATTACGTTAAAGTGATCTCTGGTAGCTAA
- a CDS encoding ABC transporter ATP-binding protein — protein sequence MPKTDYDGPILEINNLSISFFTRLREIPAVMDFSVNVQPGEAVGLVGESGCGKSTVALGVMQDLGRNGRIVGGSIKFKGRDLSTMSAEELRDIRGSEIAMIYQEPMASLNPAIRIGKQLMEVPMIHAGMSEKEAYARALQVVTDVKLPDPERILKAYPHQLSGGQQQRIVIAMALMSEPSLLILDEPTTALDVTVEAAVVELVKDLGKKYGTSMLFISHNLGLVLETCDRICVMYSGEAVEKGSIHDVFDEMQHPYTQALFRSIPLPGADKNARPLVAIPGNFPLPHERPPGCNFGPRCDYFVPGRCDAAPIPMESVPENHRHETRCIRFQEIDWQAPLELAEVKEKGDVGEVVLKMDKLKKYYQVAANAMFGGGNTKVVKANESLSFEAHESETLAIVGESGCGKSTFAKVLMGLETATEGHIYLDGKDIGGVPIDNRTTKNVADVQMVFQNPFDTLNPSMTVGRQIIRALEIFRIGKNEKERKQRMLELLDLVKLPREFATRMPRQLSGGQKQRVGIARAFAGDARIVVADEPVSALDVSVQAAVTDLLMEIQREQKTTLLFISHDLSIVRYLSDRVMVMYLGHVVELGTTDQVFSPPYHPYTEALLSAVPIADTKVKKKHIVLEGDVPSAMNPPPGCPFQTRCRWKSQVPGDLCEREVPPMVTMADGHQVKCHLSAQQFAEMEPVIEVGTAAE from the coding sequence GATCTCGTTCTTCACCCGCCTGCGAGAGATTCCCGCTGTGATGGATTTCTCCGTTAACGTCCAACCGGGCGAAGCCGTGGGGCTGGTGGGCGAAAGCGGCTGCGGCAAATCCACCGTGGCGCTGGGCGTGATGCAGGATTTGGGCCGCAATGGCCGGATCGTTGGGGGCTCGATCAAGTTCAAGGGCCGCGATCTGAGCACGATGAGCGCCGAAGAGCTACGCGACATTCGCGGCAGCGAGATCGCGATGATCTATCAAGAGCCGATGGCCAGTCTGAACCCCGCCATACGCATCGGCAAACAGCTGATGGAAGTGCCGATGATCCACGCCGGCATGTCTGAGAAGGAAGCCTATGCACGGGCGCTTCAGGTGGTCACGGATGTTAAACTCCCCGATCCAGAGCGCATCTTGAAAGCCTATCCGCACCAGCTTTCGGGCGGGCAGCAGCAGCGCATCGTCATCGCCATGGCGCTGATGTCCGAACCCTCGCTTCTGATCTTGGATGAGCCGACGACTGCGCTTGATGTGACCGTCGAAGCGGCGGTCGTGGAACTAGTGAAGGACTTGGGCAAGAAATACGGCACCTCAATGCTGTTCATTTCTCACAACCTCGGGCTGGTCTTGGAAACCTGTGACCGCATCTGCGTGATGTATTCCGGCGAAGCGGTGGAGAAGGGTTCCATCCACGATGTCTTTGACGAGATGCAGCACCCCTATACGCAGGCGCTGTTCCGGTCGATCCCTCTGCCCGGCGCCGACAAGAACGCGCGCCCCCTCGTTGCCATCCCCGGCAACTTCCCCCTGCCCCATGAACGCCCGCCCGGCTGCAACTTTGGCCCCCGCTGCGATTATTTCGTGCCCGGCCGCTGCGACGCCGCGCCGATCCCGATGGAAAGCGTGCCCGAAAATCACCGGCACGAAACCCGTTGCATCCGCTTCCAAGAGATCGACTGGCAAGCGCCGCTGGAACTGGCTGAGGTCAAGGAAAAAGGCGACGTTGGCGAGGTCGTCCTCAAGATGGACAAGCTCAAGAAATACTATCAGGTCGCGGCAAATGCCATGTTTGGCGGAGGCAATACCAAGGTGGTCAAAGCCAACGAGTCGTTGAGTTTCGAGGCCCATGAGAGCGAGACTCTCGCCATTGTCGGTGAATCCGGTTGCGGCAAATCCACCTTCGCCAAGGTCCTCATGGGGCTAGAGACGGCGACCGAGGGGCACATCTACCTTGATGGCAAGGATATTGGCGGGGTGCCGATCGACAACCGCACCACCAAGAACGTCGCCGATGTGCAGATGGTGTTTCAGAACCCCTTCGACACGCTGAACCCTTCCATGACCGTCGGGCGGCAGATCATCCGCGCGTTGGAAATTTTCCGCATCGGCAAGAATGAGAAAGAGCGCAAGCAGCGGATGCTGGAACTTCTCGATCTGGTCAAACTGCCCCGCGAATTCGCAACCCGCATGCCGCGCCAACTGTCGGGCGGGCAAAAGCAGCGCGTCGGCATCGCACGCGCCTTTGCAGGTGACGCGCGGATCGTGGTGGCGGATGAACCCGTCTCGGCCCTTGACGTCTCTGTTCAGGCGGCTGTGACGGATCTGTTGATGGAGATCCAGCGCGAACAGAAAACCACGCTCCTGTTTATCAGCCACGACTTGTCCATCGTGCGCTACCTGTCGGACCGGGTCATGGTCATGTATCTAGGCCATGTGGTTGAGCTTGGAACCACAGATCAGGTCTTCTCGCCCCCCTATCACCCCTATACCGAAGCGCTGCTGAGCGCGGTGCCGATTGCCGATACCAAAGTAAAGAAAAAGCATATCGTGCTGGAAGGCGACGTGCCTTCGGCGATGAACCCGCCCCCCGGTTGCCCTTTCCAAACGCGCTGCCGCTGGAAATCACAGGTGCCCGGCGATCTGTGCGAAAGAGAAGTGCCGCCGATGGTTACCATGGCGGACGGGCATCAGGTCAAGTGCCACTTATCCGCCCAGCAATTCGCCGAAATGGAGCCGGTAATCGAAGTGGGCACCGCTGCCGAGTAG